A genomic region of Brienomyrus brachyistius isolate T26 chromosome 6, BBRACH_0.4, whole genome shotgun sequence contains the following coding sequences:
- the thap3 gene encoding THAP domain-containing protein 3 isoform X4, whose amino-acid sequence MPKSCSAYNCRSRYSRRNPDLTFHRFPLSKPSVLKEWLDNIGRRDFQPKKHMVICSHHFTPDCFSGLGNRRNLLWNAVPTLFSFSPPSPKRMKSQKRLSTEKSQIPLKLLESRQEDVNARQPEPLSTDEATGAESRQLNCDLQDLRATEHSYALAGPCAAKGAGELAWSETGARPVSGHTGQWTPESASGGRLWLWCTLISVCLVCL is encoded by the exons ATGCCGAAGAGCTGCTCCGCATATAACTGCAGGAGCAGGTACAGTAGAAGGAATCCGGACTTAACCTTCCACAG ATTTCCCCTAAGTAAGCCTTCTGTGCTGAAGGAGTGGCTGGACAACATAGGGCGACGGGACTTTCAGCCCAAAAAGCACATGGTCATCTGCTCGCACCATTTCACACCGGACTGCTTCAGTGGCTTGGGCAATCGCAGGAACCTCCTGTGGAATGCCGTGCCCACACTGTTCTCCTTCTCGCCCCCCAGCCCTAAG agaatgAAATCTCAGAAAAGGCTGAGCACTGAGAAGTCTCAGATCCCACTGAAGTTATTGGAATCGCGACAGGAAGACGTGAACGCGAGACAACCTGAGCCTTTATCTACTGACGAGGCCACAGGTGCTGAATCAAGACAGCTGAACTGTGATCTTCAG GATCTCAGGGCCACGGAGCACAGCTATGCTCTCGCCGGCCCCTGTGCAGCCAAG GGAGCTGGTGAGCTTGCGTGGTCAGAGACGGGCGCCCGGCCTGTCAGCGGCCACACGGGACAGTGGACTCCGGAATCGGCAAGTGGAGGAAGACTGTGGCTCTGGTGTACGTTGATTTCAGTTTGCTTGGTATGCTTATGA
- the thap3 gene encoding THAP domain-containing protein 3 isoform X5, with protein MVICSHHFTPDCFSGLGNRRNLLWNAVPTLFSFSPPSPKRMKSQKRLSTEKSQIPLKLLESRQEDVNARQPEPLSTDEATGAESRQLNCDLQDLRATEHSYALAGPCAAKVRLFRSLDAIVCLCRRLKVKCQVIQMMRLQLRAVRRELVSLRGQRRAPGLSAATRDSGLRNRQVEEDCGSGVR; from the exons ATGGTCATCTGCTCGCACCATTTCACACCGGACTGCTTCAGTGGCTTGGGCAATCGCAGGAACCTCCTGTGGAATGCCGTGCCCACACTGTTCTCCTTCTCGCCCCCCAGCCCTAAG agaatgAAATCTCAGAAAAGGCTGAGCACTGAGAAGTCTCAGATCCCACTGAAGTTATTGGAATCGCGACAGGAAGACGTGAACGCGAGACAACCTGAGCCTTTATCTACTGACGAGGCCACAGGTGCTGAATCAAGACAGCTGAACTGTGATCTTCAG GATCTCAGGGCCACGGAGCACAGCTATGCTCTCGCCGGCCCCTGTGCAGCCAAGGTTCGCCTCTTCCGCTCCCTCGACGCCATTGTCTGTCTGTGCAGGAGGTTAAAGGTCAAGTGTCAAGTGATCCAGATGATGAGGCTGCAGCTGCGTGCCGTTCGCAGGGAGCTGGTGAGCTTGCGTGGTCAGAGACGGGCGCCCGGCCTGTCAGCGGCCACACGGGACAGTGGACTCCGGAATCGGCAAGTGGAGGAAGACTGTGGCTCTGGTGTACGTTGA
- the LOC125744788 gene encoding F-box only protein 6-like isoform X1 yields MLPSLPTAVLEEVFFNISAHEVVCICRLVCHQWKEIVDSTSYWRERCRREGLKLRDRNKCPEDWSQFYILSKNRKNLLKNPRADEMFTGWRIMLNGGDGWKIEDVALNFPDEGVKKYFVTSFGSCKKSQLIDVVSEGYGPHLMDEIQPDIVISDWFSPRWDCGCVYEICVELLDQEQRVIETFCPDPVSFPQWNEMQWQRSLPGATQPALFHCRTGIRQYPRDTNYDDPYIPRLRARRPLHQVHSRWTGHPVLGGLVWDPGH; encoded by the exons ATGCTGCCTTCGCTCCCTACTGCAGTGCTAGAGGAAGTGTTTTTTAACATCTCCGCACATGAAGTGGTCTGCATCTGCCGACTTGTTTGTCATCAGTGGAAAGAAATAGTCGACAGCACCTCCTACTGGAGAGAGAGGTGTCGGCGGGAAGGGCTTAAGCTGCGCGATCGGAACAAATGTCCTGAAGACTGGAGCCAGTTTTACATCTTAAGTAAGAATAGAAAAAATCTACTGAAGAACCCCAGGGCTGATG AAATGTTCACAGGATGGAGAATCATGTTAAACGGAGGTGATGGGTGGAAAATTGAAGATGTAGCTTTAAATTTTCCAGATGAAGGAGTTAAGAAGTATTTTGTTACTTCTTTTGG GTCTTGCAAGAAATCCCAACTAATAGACGTGGTTAGCGAGGGGTATGGACCACATCTAATGGATGAGATTCAGCCTGATATCGTAATATCTGACTG GTTTTCTCCCCGCTGGGACTGTGGATGTGTCTATGAGATTTGTGTTGAGCTGCTCGACCAAGAACAGCGAGTGATTGAGACGTTCTGTCCAGATCCAGTATCTTTCCCTCAGTGGAATGAGATGCAGTGGCAGAGG AGTCTCCCTGGGGCCACTCAGCCAGCGCTTTTCCACTGTCGTACAGGAATAAGGCAGTACCCGAGAGACACTAATTACG ATGACCCATATATTCCGAGATTACGGGCCAGGCGTCCGCTTCATCAGGTTCACTCACGGTGGACAGGACACCCAGTTCTGGGCGGGCTGGTATGGGATCCGGGTCACTAA
- the thap3 gene encoding THAP domain-containing protein 3 isoform X3 produces the protein MPKSCSAYNCRSRYSRRNPDLTFHRFPLSKPSVLKEWLDNIGRRDFQPKKHMVICSHHFTPDCFSGLGNRRNLLWNAVPTLFSFSPPSPKEDVNARQPEPLSTDEATGAESRQLNCDLQDLRATEHSYALAGPCAAKVRLFRSLDAIVCLCRRLKVKCQVIQMMRLQLRAVRRELVSLRGQRRAPGLSAATRDSGLRNRQVEEDCGSGVR, from the exons ATGCCGAAGAGCTGCTCCGCATATAACTGCAGGAGCAGGTACAGTAGAAGGAATCCGGACTTAACCTTCCACAG ATTTCCCCTAAGTAAGCCTTCTGTGCTGAAGGAGTGGCTGGACAACATAGGGCGACGGGACTTTCAGCCCAAAAAGCACATGGTCATCTGCTCGCACCATTTCACACCGGACTGCTTCAGTGGCTTGGGCAATCGCAGGAACCTCCTGTGGAATGCCGTGCCCACACTGTTCTCCTTCTCGCCCCCCAGCCCTAAG GAAGACGTGAACGCGAGACAACCTGAGCCTTTATCTACTGACGAGGCCACAGGTGCTGAATCAAGACAGCTGAACTGTGATCTTCAG GATCTCAGGGCCACGGAGCACAGCTATGCTCTCGCCGGCCCCTGTGCAGCCAAGGTTCGCCTCTTCCGCTCCCTCGACGCCATTGTCTGTCTGTGCAGGAGGTTAAAGGTCAAGTGTCAAGTGATCCAGATGATGAGGCTGCAGCTGCGTGCCGTTCGCAGGGAGCTGGTGAGCTTGCGTGGTCAGAGACGGGCGCCCGGCCTGTCAGCGGCCACACGGGACAGTGGACTCCGGAATCGGCAAGTGGAGGAAGACTGTGGCTCTGGTGTACGTTGA
- the LOC125744787 gene encoding F-box only protein 44-like, with protein MGQQASLAPGPLQSRPTEVLPPIPDTVLEEVFFLIPGQDVVCVFRLVCQQWKEIVDSISYWKERCRREGLKPYNDKKTATGWCQFYILSKRRQNLIKNPKADGGFNNWQIIRNGGDKWQTGSISSFPDGRVQKYFVTSYHSCIKSQVIDLSKEGYGPYLMDQIQPDIVISDWYCPRDDCGSQYEICVELLNHKRKVIKQFRPNRVVFPQWNEMQWQQMTHVFRDYGPGVRFIRFTHGGQDTQFWAGWYGIRVTNSSVEIAPPGEMKPPEP; from the exons ATGGGGCAACAGGCAAGTTTG gctccaggccctctGCAGTCCAGACCAAcagaagtg CTGCCTCCAATCCCTGATACAGTCCTAgaggaagtgttttttttaatcccagGCCAGGATGTAGTTTGTGTCTTCCGGCTTGTTTGCCAGCAGTGGAAGGAAATAGTTGACAGCATCTCCTACTGGAAAGAGAGGTGTCGGCGGGAAGGACTTAAACCATACAATGACAAAAAAACTGCTACAGGCTGGTGTCAATTTTACATCCTAAGTAAGAGGAGGCAGAACCTGATAAAGAACCCCAAGGCGGACG GGGGCTTCAATAATTGGCAAATAATCAGGAATGGAGGTGACAAGTGGCAAACCGGATCTATATCTTCATTCCCTGATGGACGGGTGCAAAAATACTTTGTAACCTCTTATCA CTCCTGCATAAAATCCCAGGTAATAGACCTGAGTAAAGAGGGGTATGGACCATATCTAATGGATCAGATTCAGCCTGATATAGTAATATCTGACTG GTATTGTCCCCGCGATGACTGTGGAAGTCAATATGAGATTTGTGTTGAGCTTCTTAATCACAAACGAAAAGTGATTAAGCAATTCCGTCCAAATCGTGTAGTATTCCCTCAGTGGAACGAGATGCAATGGCAGCAG ATGACTCATGTATTCCGAGATTACGGGCCAGGCGTCCGCTTCATCAGGTTCACTCATGGAGGACAGGACACCCAGTTCTGGGCGGGCTGGTATGGGATCCGGGTCACTAACAGCAGTGTGGAGATTGCCCCCCCTGGAGAAATGAAACCACCTGAaccataa
- the LOC125744788 gene encoding F-box only protein 6-like isoform X2 — protein sequence MLPSLPTAVLEEVFFNISAHEVVCICRLVCHQWKEIVDSTSYWRERCRREGLKLRDRNKCPEDWSQFYILSKNRKNLLKNPRADEMFTGWRIMLNGGDGWKIEDVALNFPDEGVKKYFVTSFGSCKKSQLIDVVSEGYGPHLMDEIQPDIVISDWFSPRWDCGCVYEICVELLDQEQRVIETFCPDPVSFPQWNEMQWQRMTHIFRDYGPGVRFIRFTHGGQDTQFWAGWYGIRVTNSSVEISPAMLSE from the exons ATGCTGCCTTCGCTCCCTACTGCAGTGCTAGAGGAAGTGTTTTTTAACATCTCCGCACATGAAGTGGTCTGCATCTGCCGACTTGTTTGTCATCAGTGGAAAGAAATAGTCGACAGCACCTCCTACTGGAGAGAGAGGTGTCGGCGGGAAGGGCTTAAGCTGCGCGATCGGAACAAATGTCCTGAAGACTGGAGCCAGTTTTACATCTTAAGTAAGAATAGAAAAAATCTACTGAAGAACCCCAGGGCTGATG AAATGTTCACAGGATGGAGAATCATGTTAAACGGAGGTGATGGGTGGAAAATTGAAGATGTAGCTTTAAATTTTCCAGATGAAGGAGTTAAGAAGTATTTTGTTACTTCTTTTGG GTCTTGCAAGAAATCCCAACTAATAGACGTGGTTAGCGAGGGGTATGGACCACATCTAATGGATGAGATTCAGCCTGATATCGTAATATCTGACTG GTTTTCTCCCCGCTGGGACTGTGGATGTGTCTATGAGATTTGTGTTGAGCTGCTCGACCAAGAACAGCGAGTGATTGAGACGTTCTGTCCAGATCCAGTATCTTTCCCTCAGTGGAATGAGATGCAGTGGCAGAGG ATGACCCATATATTCCGAGATTACGGGCCAGGCGTCCGCTTCATCAGGTTCACTCACGGTGGACAGGACACCCAGTTCTGGGCGGGCTGGTATGGGATCCGGGTCACTAATAGCAGCGTGGAGATCTCCCCAGCCATGCTTTCAGAGTGA
- the thap3 gene encoding THAP domain-containing protein 3 isoform X2 yields MPKSCSAYNCRSRFPLSKPSVLKEWLDNIGRRDFQPKKHMVICSHHFTPDCFSGLGNRRNLLWNAVPTLFSFSPPSPKRMKSQKRLSTEKSQIPLKLLESRQEDVNARQPEPLSTDEATGAESRQLNCDLQDLRATEHSYALAGPCAAKVRLFRSLDAIVCLCRRLKVKCQVIQMMRLQLRAVRRELVSLRGQRRAPGLSAATRDSGLRNRQVEEDCGSGVR; encoded by the exons ATGCCGAAGAGCTGCTCCGCATATAACTGCAGGAGCAG ATTTCCCCTAAGTAAGCCTTCTGTGCTGAAGGAGTGGCTGGACAACATAGGGCGACGGGACTTTCAGCCCAAAAAGCACATGGTCATCTGCTCGCACCATTTCACACCGGACTGCTTCAGTGGCTTGGGCAATCGCAGGAACCTCCTGTGGAATGCCGTGCCCACACTGTTCTCCTTCTCGCCCCCCAGCCCTAAG agaatgAAATCTCAGAAAAGGCTGAGCACTGAGAAGTCTCAGATCCCACTGAAGTTATTGGAATCGCGACAGGAAGACGTGAACGCGAGACAACCTGAGCCTTTATCTACTGACGAGGCCACAGGTGCTGAATCAAGACAGCTGAACTGTGATCTTCAG GATCTCAGGGCCACGGAGCACAGCTATGCTCTCGCCGGCCCCTGTGCAGCCAAGGTTCGCCTCTTCCGCTCCCTCGACGCCATTGTCTGTCTGTGCAGGAGGTTAAAGGTCAAGTGTCAAGTGATCCAGATGATGAGGCTGCAGCTGCGTGCCGTTCGCAGGGAGCTGGTGAGCTTGCGTGGTCAGAGACGGGCGCCCGGCCTGTCAGCGGCCACACGGGACAGTGGACTCCGGAATCGGCAAGTGGAGGAAGACTGTGGCTCTGGTGTACGTTGA
- the thap3 gene encoding THAP domain-containing protein 3 isoform X1: MPKSCSAYNCRSRYSRRNPDLTFHRFPLSKPSVLKEWLDNIGRRDFQPKKHMVICSHHFTPDCFSGLGNRRNLLWNAVPTLFSFSPPSPKRMKSQKRLSTEKSQIPLKLLESRQEDVNARQPEPLSTDEATGAESRQLNCDLQDLRATEHSYALAGPCAAKVRLFRSLDAIVCLCRRLKVKCQVIQMMRLQLRAVRRELVSLRGQRRAPGLSAATRDSGLRNRQVEEDCGSGVR, translated from the exons ATGCCGAAGAGCTGCTCCGCATATAACTGCAGGAGCAGGTACAGTAGAAGGAATCCGGACTTAACCTTCCACAG ATTTCCCCTAAGTAAGCCTTCTGTGCTGAAGGAGTGGCTGGACAACATAGGGCGACGGGACTTTCAGCCCAAAAAGCACATGGTCATCTGCTCGCACCATTTCACACCGGACTGCTTCAGTGGCTTGGGCAATCGCAGGAACCTCCTGTGGAATGCCGTGCCCACACTGTTCTCCTTCTCGCCCCCCAGCCCTAAG agaatgAAATCTCAGAAAAGGCTGAGCACTGAGAAGTCTCAGATCCCACTGAAGTTATTGGAATCGCGACAGGAAGACGTGAACGCGAGACAACCTGAGCCTTTATCTACTGACGAGGCCACAGGTGCTGAATCAAGACAGCTGAACTGTGATCTTCAG GATCTCAGGGCCACGGAGCACAGCTATGCTCTCGCCGGCCCCTGTGCAGCCAAGGTTCGCCTCTTCCGCTCCCTCGACGCCATTGTCTGTCTGTGCAGGAGGTTAAAGGTCAAGTGTCAAGTGATCCAGATGATGAGGCTGCAGCTGCGTGCCGTTCGCAGGGAGCTGGTGAGCTTGCGTGGTCAGAGACGGGCGCCCGGCCTGTCAGCGGCCACACGGGACAGTGGACTCCGGAATCGGCAAGTGGAGGAAGACTGTGGCTCTGGTGTACGTTGA